In Bacteroidia bacterium, a genomic segment contains:
- a CDS encoding T9SS type A sorting domain-containing protein, giving the protein MKILIFIIGIVLTFNCNAQWQQTSGPAGGIVNCITSNGSSIYIGTNCGIFVTTNNGGLWTSISNDLSSTKVTSIVFNGTNIYAGTWGNGIYKSSNNGSSWTSVSTGLTGFSTSIYSLAVIGTKIFAGTFGGVYISTNNGGNWTLANSGLTGANIYSLTVNGTNIYAGTNTGVFLSTNEGGLWTPKNNGLTNTDIRTIAISGNNIFAGAQGCAGGMFLSTDNGNNWAPANNGFTNPFISLIVINGSNVYACTAGGVFLSTNNGSSWTSISNGLSNTIVTSLLIKGTSLFSGTYGGVFQTINNGLSWSSVNNGLIQSYIKSFCSISNNLYIGTIGSGVYMSSDNGANWNLKINGIGCRSITALITKGSYIFAGTDVGVYYTSDNGNNWNYVSNGIPSSTTVYSFEIMGTYIYAATSNGVYESGDNGTQWYPLNNGLFPIPSITCIARKDSIVYIGATPSEIYMSNDYGLHWTNATNGLSIFNTNTILINDTNVFIGSEYIDSYVGGIYLSSGFGNNWSVLDNGLPSNISVRSIIKSDSTLIIGTSKGLYISENNGLYWSSRNEGFPQDMNIVSLTIHGNYIFSGLSYNGVWKRSLLEVIGINHNELETNFNLFPNPTKDKFTVSSTKNIHYIEVMNIFGKIIYFSTLNNFNNKSEIDLTSFPKGIYFVKVNDGVKIHTEKVVLN; this is encoded by the coding sequence ATGAAAATACTAATTTTTATTATCGGAATTGTTTTAACTTTTAACTGTAATGCCCAATGGCAACAAACAAGTGGACCAGCCGGAGGTATTGTGAATTGCATTACCTCAAATGGAAGCAGTATATATATTGGAACAAATTGTGGAATTTTTGTAACAACTAATAACGGTGGACTCTGGACATCTATTAGTAATGATCTCTCTTCTACAAAAGTAACGTCAATTGTTTTTAATGGAACAAATATATATGCAGGTACATGGGGTAATGGTATTTATAAATCTTCAAATAATGGAAGTAGTTGGACATCTGTCAGTACAGGTTTAACAGGTTTTAGTACAAGTATATATTCTTTAGCTGTAATAGGAACAAAAATATTTGCTGGTACGTTTGGTGGTGTTTATATTTCCACTAATAATGGAGGCAATTGGACTTTAGCAAATTCTGGTTTAACTGGTGCCAATATATATTCTTTAACTGTTAACGGTACAAATATTTATGCAGGAACGAACACTGGTGTGTTCTTATCAACTAATGAAGGGGGGCTTTGGACACCAAAAAATAATGGTTTGACAAATACTGATATTAGGACAATAGCTATAAGTGGTAATAATATTTTTGCGGGTGCACAAGGTTGTGCTGGGGGAATGTTTTTATCAACTGATAACGGAAATAACTGGGCTCCCGCCAATAATGGATTTACAAACCCATTTATTAGTTTAATTGTTATAAATGGTTCTAATGTCTATGCTTGTACTGCTGGAGGTGTGTTTTTATCAACTAATAATGGCAGTAGTTGGACTTCAATTAGTAATGGATTATCAAACACAATAGTAACCTCCCTATTAATAAAAGGCACAAGTTTGTTTTCAGGCACATATGGTGGAGTGTTTCAGACTATAAATAATGGATTATCTTGGTCTTCAGTAAATAACGGTTTGATTCAAAGTTATATTAAATCTTTTTGTTCAATAAGTAATAATTTATACATTGGGACAATAGGTTCAGGTGTTTATATGTCATCAGATAATGGGGCAAATTGGAACTTAAAAATTAATGGAATCGGATGTAGATCTATTACTGCATTAATAACAAAGGGTAGTTATATTTTTGCAGGTACGGATGTAGGAGTTTATTATACAAGTGATAATGGCAATAATTGGAATTATGTGTCTAATGGTATACCTAGTTCTACTACTGTTTATTCATTTGAGATAATGGGTACATACATTTATGCAGCTACTAGTAATGGAGTTTATGAATCTGGAGATAATGGAACACAATGGTATCCATTAAATAACGGCTTGTTTCCAATTCCGTCAATAACATGCATAGCAAGAAAAGATTCAATAGTTTATATAGGAGCTACCCCAAGTGAAATATATATGTCTAATGATTATGGTTTACATTGGACTAATGCTACAAATGGATTATCTATATTTAATACTAACACAATTCTAATTAATGACACAAATGTTTTTATAGGTTCTGAATATATTGATTCTTATGTTGGAGGTATTTATTTATCTTCTGGATTTGGAAATAATTGGTCTGTTTTAGATAATGGACTCCCTTCAAATATAAGCGTAAGATCAATTATTAAAAGTGATTCGACTTTAATTATCGGAACTAGCAAGGGGCTATATATATCTGAAAACAATGGACTATATTGGTCTTCAAGAAACGAAGGTTTTCCTCAGGATATGAATATTGTTTCATTAACTATCCATGGAAATTATATTTTTTCTGGCCTTTCTTACAATGGTGTATGGAAAAGGTCATTATTAGAAGTAATTGGCATTAATCATAATGAATTAGAAACAAATTTTAACTTGTTTCCAAATCCTACTAAAGATAAATTCACAGTATCATCAACAAAAAATATTCACTATATTGAAGTTATGAATATTTTTGGAAAAATAATTTATTTCTCAACCCTTAATAATTTTAATAATAAATCAGAAATAGACCTCACATCTTTCCCAAAAGGAATTTACTTTGTAAAAGTAAACGATGGGGTAAAAATTCATACTGAAAAAGTCGTTCTTAATTAA
- a CDS encoding N-acetyltransferase, with the protein MEILIKITTEKDFFKTEYITRESFWNVYKPGCDEHLILHNIRKSKAYINKLDLIAVFENETIGHIISTKAKVLDSQNNEHEILCVGPLSVLPELQRKGIGSKLMYESIKVAKELGNHGMILFGNPEYYHRFGFKNAQKYCITTKDNQNFEPFMALELHENGLNNIKGKFFEDNTFVTKPDELIEFEKQFPYKEKLVTETQLKH; encoded by the coding sequence ATGGAAATACTTATTAAAATAACAACTGAAAAAGATTTTTTCAAGACAGAATACATTACAAGAGAATCTTTTTGGAACGTTTATAAGCCAGGATGTGACGAGCATTTGATTTTGCACAATATTAGGAAAAGTAAAGCATATATAAACAAACTCGATCTTATTGCAGTTTTTGAGAATGAAACCATTGGACACATAATTTCAACAAAAGCTAAAGTTTTAGATTCACAAAACAATGAACATGAAATTTTATGTGTAGGACCTTTATCAGTTTTACCAGAATTGCAAAGAAAAGGTATCGGCTCAAAACTAATGTATGAATCAATTAAAGTTGCAAAAGAATTAGGTAATCATGGCATGATACTTTTTGGGAATCCTGAATATTACCATCGTTTTGGATTTAAAAATGCACAGAAATATTGCATAACAACCAAAGATAATCAAAACTTTGAACCATTTATGGCATTAGAGTTACACGAAAATGGCTTAAACAATATAAAAGGTAAATTTTTTGAGGATAATACTTTTGTTACCAAACCTGATGAATTAATTGAATTTGAAAAACAATTTCCTTATAAAGAAAAACTGGTTACCGAAACTCAGCTTAAACATTAA